In Corynebacterium sp. P4-C1, the sequence ATTCGGCCGGATCGCGTTCCACCGCTGCGTGGTCACCACCATGTGCACACCGGCGGCGGGCCCCTCCGCCGCGATCGTGGCCAGCGCATCCTTCACGTCCTCGAGCTTCGAGTCGTTCGCGACGAGCGAGTGCCAGCCGTCCACGACCAGCACGGTCCGCGCGGGGAACGCACGGCGCTTATCGACGATCCCCAGCACCTCATCCACCACCCTTCTCACCTTCTCCCCGTCCGTGCGCGCAGCCACGCCCGCCACATGGGGCAGGGACTCCAGCACCTCCGAGTCCCCGCCGCCAGCGTCGATGACATAAAAGCCGAGCTGGTCCGTGGTGTGCGTCGCCGCGAGCGAGGAAATGATGGTGCGCACCGCCATCGACTTGCCTGTCTGCGGGCCGCCAGCCAGGGCCACATGGCCGCCGGAGACACCCAGGTCGACGAGGAGGGGGTGCTGGCGCTGGTGGTAGGGGTCGTCGATAAGCCCGATGCTCGCCTTGATCTCTCCTGCGTCTTCGCACACGGCGGGCAGGTCCACGCGCGGCGGCAACGGCGGGAGCCACACGGTGTGCGCTTTCTGGCCGCGCGCCGCCGCCGTCGTCTTGGCTGCGGCGACGACTTCCGCGAGCAGCGTCGTCGACGGGTCCGGCACGGCCGCGGCTGATGGTGCGTCGATGACATCCCAGCCTTTGAAGAGGCGGACCTGCGGCGCGTGGCGCGGTGACTGCGCCTCGGCCGGACGCATGAGCGGCCCCGAGACATACGACGCTTTGAACCGCGTGAGCTGCGTCGATGCCGCCTTGATATAGCCCGCCCCCGGATCCGCCGGTAGCTCGTACGCGTCCGGGACACCGAGAACCTGGCGTGATTCCGCGGCCGAGAATGTCCGCAGGCCGATGCGGTACGACAGGTGCGAATCCAAACCGCGCAGCTTCCCCTCCTCCAGGCGCTGCGAGGCGAGCAGGAGGTGCACCCCCAGAGACCTTCCCAGCCTGCCGACCGCGACGAAGAGGTCCGCGAAATTCGGGTGCTGGCCGAGCAGCTCGGAAAACTCGTCGACCACGATGAGCAGCGACGGCAGCGGATCCAAGTCCGGGCGGGTGCTGGAGCGGGCATCGTTGTAGTCGGTGATGTTGGCGAAATTCCCGGCTGCGCGCAGCAGCTCCTGGCGGCGGTTCATCTCGCCGGAGATCGCGTCAAACATGCGCTCCACCAGGAACGCCTCGTCCTCCAGGTTGGTGATCACCGCCGACGTGTGCGGCAGGCCCTCGCACCCGAGGAAGGTCGCGCCACCTTTGAAATCCACGAGCACCAGGTTGAGCTCGTCCGGCGAGTGCGTGGCGGCGAGCGCAGCGACGAGCGTTCTCAACAGCTCCGACTTAAACGAACATGGGTTGTGGGTACCATCCATCCAACGCAGTTACCGTACGACAGCGATAACTACTGTGCGCGGCAAGCATATGAGGGAAGTAGAACGGTTGCGAGGTAAGTAGCTAATTACCACTGTGTGCGGCAAACAGGGGGTATTCGCCGAACGGCCTCTCCACAGTTCTGAACCTAAGGCACTGATAAAAGTAGAAAAAAATGAAAGGTTGGTATATACCCATTAATCATTTTTTTCCATTATTTTTCAATAGGGCGGCACCCTGATCCAGCGGGCGACCTTTTGCAAACTACCTATTTGGCGCACAGGCTGCTCATTGCCATTTGAGGTACGGATGTATTGACACTCACCGTATGGTTACCGCACACAGACTGCAGGACTGCGTTGAACCGCGTTGTGAATTGTTAGTTACAAAAGGTATTGTGCGGGTCGCGTTACTGCTGTAAGATGTACAGCAGATTGCACGTGGTGACGTTCCATACTTTCTGGTCTTGCTAGCCACGGACAAGGGATAACTCCGAGGATATGACGTAAAAAGATAGCATCTCGACCGAGATAAGCACGGTTCCTCCAACGAGATTGACCGGCTGGTAACGGCATTACCGGCCACAAAAGCGGTCAGGTACAGAGTTAGCGCTCTGGTAAAGCAATGGATCGGCTGACCACCGTTCTAGCGAGTTATGCACGGCTCTCCACGCCGCCTGAATATAGCCGGAAAAGCACCCCGCTCCGGGTAGTTAACACTGCTCAGGAGCGTTTTATTATGTCTGCACAAGACACCGCTACCCCGACTATTGAACGTCGCTTCTACTCTCTGCAAGAACTCAACGAACTTGGCCTCGGCTCGGAGTCTCTACTGCGTAAGGCCATTAAAGAAGGCCGACTTGCCGTTCACCGTTTCGGTTCTGCCTACCGCGTCAGCCAGGAAGATCTCGACCTCTATCTCGATGCTGCGCGTGTGCCGTCGCCACATATGTTTGACAACTTTGTTGATGCTGTCGTTGATGCTGCACCGAAGCTCAGCGATGAGCAGCGTCAGCAGCTCGTGACAGTGCTCGGAGGTGCGGGTTAAGTAAAGAAAAGTGTGTCCGCATGCCACCATAACCCCAGACCACACACCACAAATCACCAAAGAATAGCTCCCCGAAAGCTATTACCCACACCATCCCGCACCTCCGGCCACATTTGTGCTAACCGCACACCGGTTGGATTAAAGGATGACCACCAACCGCCCCAGCTGCCCACTATGCGGCAACAACACAAAGAAAAACGGCACCACCAGCAAATCAACCACCCGTTGGCGCTGCACCCACTGCGGACACTCCTTTACCCGCAACACCCAAACCCACAACAAAAACACCGCCACCATGGCTTTGTTCATCCAATGGGCCACCGGCACCCTGAAGCGTCCTGGTTTTCGTTCCGCTTATTTAACGCCCAACGTTTGAGCGCCTGATCGTTGATAGTAAGCGTCCTCCATCTCCTGTGGAGTGATATATCCTAGGGATTGATGAAGTCGCTGGTTGTTCCACCAGTGCACCCAGCGAAGGGTGGCAATCTCGACTTCACCGACCGATGCCCACGGCCGGTGGGGATAAATCAGCTCTGTTTTGTAGAGCCCGTTGACCGTTTCAGCCAACGCGTTGTCATAGGAGTCGCCAACGGTGCCGACAGACGGATCGATACCGGCCTGGGCGAGCGCTTCACCGTAACGGATCGACACATACTGCGAGCCGCGGTCACTGTGGTGGACAAGCCCTTCTGAGCGAAGATCACCAGCGTGATACAGGGCGTGCTCAAAGGCCTCCAGCGGCAGTTCATCGGTACGCATGCTCGCCCGGGTCGCGACACCGACGATCTTTCTGGAGTACACATCGGTGATAAACGCGGTGTAGGCAAAACCAGACAAGGTGCGTACATAGGTAATGTCAGCGACCCACAACCGGTGCGGTGCGGGGGCAGTGAAATCACGGTTGACCAGGTCAGGGCGGCAATCTGGCACGTTGGCCCGAAGCGTTGTCATCGGTGTGCGGCCACGCCTGCGGCCGTAAATGCCAGCTTGCTTCATCAAACGCGCGGTCTGATCACGACCGATGTTCCAGCCGGCGCGCTGCATGGCCTTCCACATCTTGCGGATCCCGTAGACGCTGAAGTTGTCCTCGTAGACCCTCACCAATTCAGGAATAAGCAGCGCATCTGACAAACTTCTCGCCGACGGTGCTCGTGTTTTCGCTGCTCGGTAACCGCGAGAGGTGATGAACCCACATTCTGTCTCTTTCAATGTGCGACAGATAGCCTCGACCCCGAAGCGATCGCGATACGCATCGATGTATTCGATCATCTTCTGGTGGGACGGTCGAGTTCCGCCGCGAAAAAAGCTGACGCGGTTTTCAAGATCTCATTAGCCCTGCGTAGCTCCTTAATCTCTTTCCGCAGCCGCTTCAGTTCGTCAGCCGTTGACTCGCCGGCGCCAATCTCAACATCGGATGAGACCATATTCGGCTTCAGCCAATCGTTGAGCGTGTGCGCTGGAATGCCGAGCTTTTCACCGATCTCTACGGCTGCACCCCATTTCGAACACCCTTCGAGCTCAACGAGGTCCTCAGCCAAACGCACTGCCTTGGCCTTGAACTCGTCACTGTACTTCCTTGGCATGATTCCAATCCTTCTCTAGAAATGATCGGAACTAAACCCAGGACACTTCACCCAATCTCTAACCACCTTCGCCGCACACCATGGCGTAACCAGGCAAACCATGCACCACCGATTCCGATGGTGCTGGTGGATCATCCCCACACCCACCATCGACCCATTCCGCATCCATGACCAAATCTTCCTCGACGCGACCTATCTAAAGTCCGGATGCCTCCTGATCGCAGCCAGTAAAACCCACGTCATCAACTGGACCTGGGCCAGACACGA encodes:
- a CDS encoding helix-turn-helix domain-containing protein — protein: MSAQDTATPTIERRFYSLQELNELGLGSESLLRKAIKEGRLAVHRFGSAYRVSQEDLDLYLDAARVPSPHMFDNFVDAVVDAAPKLSDEQRQQLVTVLGGAG
- a CDS encoding IS3 family transposase (programmed frameshift), which encodes MPRKYSDEFKAKAVRLAEDLVELEGCSKWGAAVEIGEKLGIPAHTLNDWLKPNMVSSDVEIGAGESTADELKRLRKEIKELRRANEILKTAFSFFRGGTRPSHQKMIEYIDAYRDRFGVEAICRTLKETECGFITSRGYRAAKTRAPSARSLSDALLIPELVRVYEDNFSVYGIRKMWKAMQRAGWNIGRDQTARLMKQAGIYGRRRGRTPMTTLRANVPDCRPDLVNRDFTAPAPHRLWVADITYVRTLSGFAYTAFITDVYSRKIVGVATRASMRTDELPLEAFEHALYHAGDLRSEGLVHHSDRGSQYVSIRYGEALAQAGIDPSVGTVGDSYDNALAETVNGLYKTELIYPHRPWASVGEVEIATLRWVHWWNNQRLHQSLGYITPQEMEDAYYQRSGAQTLGVK